One segment of Primulina tabacum isolate GXHZ01 unplaced genomic scaffold, ASM2559414v2 Contig747, whole genome shotgun sequence DNA contains the following:
- the LOC142534951 gene encoding putative ubiquitin-like-specific protease 2A, whose product MEIKYVYRRRVKGERPPCYLIKILSFTSGFMKIPTRVSKEQRMKIGTMIQRRGLVIYVVVSDGSSIERIPNECPNRRAYLHRKCKQKRSVSSDWNDVSHNFRSLGLPRRFPRIKSALRGRLYDNVFDRYFRRIWMDTPEEKRDRCTYLNCLWFCMYNNECFRDRVLTWIKKENIFSKTYVFVPIVMWSHWYLLIMCHFGESLKSGTRTPCMLLLDSLRALDPMRLEPLIRSFVVDIFETQDRHENIS is encoded by the exons ATGGAGATCAAATATGTGTATCGAAGAAGGGTGAAAGGGGAGCGGCCCCCATGTTATTTAATCAAGATTTTGTCATTTACTTcag GGTTCATGAAGATTCCAACGAGGGTTTCGAAGGAGCAAAGAATGAAGATCGGGACGATG ATACAACGCCGTGGACTCGTGATCTATGTGGTTGTTTCAGATGGGTCTTCCATTGAAAGGATTCCGAACGAGTGCCCAAATAGACGTGCATACCTTCATAGAAAATGTAAACAAAAAAGATCTGTCTCAAGTGATTGGAATGATGTCTCCCACAACTTTCGTTCTCTTGGGCTACCAAGGAGATTTCCGAGGATAAAATCTGCCCTACGCGGAAGGTTGTATGACAACGTGTTCGATCGCTATTTCCG GAGAATATGGATGGATACTCCAGAAGAGAAAAGGGACCGGTGCACATACTTAAACTGTCTATGGTTTTGCATGTACAATAACGAATGTTTTAGAGATAGGGTACTGACTTGGATCAAGAAGGAGAacatattttcgaaaacatATGTTTTTGTTCCCATTGTCATGTG GTCTCACTGGTATCTCTTGATCATGTGTCACTTTGGTGAAAGCCTGAAATCCGGAACCAGGACTCCATGTATGCTGCTGCTCGACTCGCTGCGTGCGTTGGATCCTATGAGACTCGAGCCCCTTATACGAAG TTTCGTCGTGGACATATTCGAAACACAGGATAGACATGAGAACATAAGCTGA